The uncultured Methanomethylovorans sp. genome contains a region encoding:
- a CDS encoding cytochrome c, which produces MMGSGAYPYNVEGIKTKFDSNGETIYYTGFNETGKRIATSYGPQWFYTHGGGCVNCHSADGKGGVPVMMGYTVPADITYASLTTIENPPYTDAIKTAIRDGLDPSGESLSPTMPRWQMSDKDLNDTLQYIKTL; this is translated from the coding sequence ATGATGGGCTCAGGTGCTTATCCATATAATGTAGAAGGCATCAAGACGAAGTTCGATTCAAACGGTGAAACCATCTATTACACCGGATTCAATGAAACGGGCAAGAGAATTGCTACATCTTATGGTCCACAATGGTTCTACACACACGGAGGTGGCTGTGTCAACTGTCACAGTGCGGACGGAAAGGGAGGAGTACCTGTGATGATGGGATATACAGTACCTGCTGATATCACATACGCTTCATTGACAACTATAGAAAATCCACCATATACCGATGCTATTAAGACAGCTATCAGGGATGGCCTTGATCCCTCCGGAGAGTCTCTGTCACCAACAATGCCAAGATGGCAAATGTCTGATAAAGACCTTAATGACACATTGCAATACATCAAGACACTATGA
- a CDS encoding heavy metal translocating P-type ATPase, with translation MLLGHWLEMRSIMGASKVLEELARLLPSDAHRIDEQGNMSDVPLGDIVAGDRLFVRPGEKIPADGVVVEGNTSVNEAMLTGESKPVTKVKDNEVIGGSINGEGAITVKVKKTGAESFLSQVVELVKEAQESKSHTQDLADRAAKWLTIISLSVGTITLLVWNLLIKADFAFSLERAVTVMVITCPHALGLAIPLVVAISSALAARNGLLIRNRVAFENARNLNAIIFDKTGTLTQGKFGITETVIFDGMMDEKELLKYAASVEANSEHPIARGIAASMEDMYNVGDFLSIPGKGAQGMVEGKEVRVVSLGYLREQGINVENEVVDKLKSQGKTVVYVILDGKVKGAIALADIIRPESKQAISTLREMGIKCMMLTGDNEQVARWVAEEIGVDEYFAEVLPQEKAAKVKEVQSRGLVVAMIGDGVNDAPALAQVDIGIAIGAGSDIAVETADIILVKSNLKDVVSIVALSRATYRKMLQNIFWATGYNVVAIPLAAGVLYNQGILLSPAVGAVLMSLSTIIVAINARFLSMDRITKSLT, from the coding sequence ATGCTTCTGGGACACTGGCTGGAGATGCGTTCTATAATGGGAGCTTCAAAGGTACTTGAAGAACTGGCAAGGCTGCTGCCTTCTGATGCCCACAGGATTGATGAGCAGGGAAATATGAGCGATGTCCCGCTGGGAGATATCGTTGCCGGTGACCGGCTGTTCGTAAGACCCGGTGAGAAGATCCCGGCGGATGGTGTGGTCGTTGAAGGAAATACCTCTGTCAATGAAGCTATGCTCACAGGTGAATCGAAGCCAGTTACAAAAGTAAAAGATAACGAAGTAATTGGAGGCTCCATCAATGGTGAGGGAGCTATAACCGTCAAAGTGAAGAAAACAGGAGCCGAATCGTTCCTTTCCCAGGTTGTGGAACTTGTAAAAGAAGCTCAGGAAAGCAAATCCCATACACAGGATCTGGCTGATAGGGCTGCCAAGTGGCTTACGATCATTTCCCTCAGTGTAGGTACTATCACATTGTTGGTGTGGAATCTGCTTATTAAGGCCGATTTTGCGTTTTCCCTGGAAAGAGCTGTCACAGTAATGGTAATAACTTGTCCTCATGCTCTGGGTCTTGCAATTCCCTTGGTAGTTGCCATATCCTCTGCACTAGCAGCACGCAATGGACTACTTATCAGGAACAGGGTAGCCTTTGAGAATGCTCGCAACCTGAATGCCATTATATTCGACAAGACTGGTACGCTGACACAGGGCAAGTTCGGAATAACTGAAACTGTTATTTTCGATGGTATGATGGATGAAAAAGAACTGCTGAAGTATGCCGCTTCTGTGGAAGCTAATTCAGAACATCCCATTGCCAGGGGAATAGCGGCATCAATGGAGGATATGTATAATGTAGGGGATTTCCTATCCATTCCTGGGAAAGGAGCCCAGGGAATGGTAGAAGGAAAGGAAGTAAGGGTTGTTAGCCTTGGATATCTGAGAGAACAGGGCATTAACGTTGAAAATGAAGTTGTGGACAAACTCAAATCACAGGGAAAAACAGTTGTTTACGTGATACTGGATGGAAAAGTGAAAGGTGCCATTGCCCTAGCAGATATCATCAGGCCGGAATCGAAACAGGCAATTTCCACACTAAGGGAAATGGGAATCAAATGTATGATGCTTACCGGTGATAATGAACAAGTTGCAAGATGGGTTGCAGAAGAGATAGGAGTGGACGAGTATTTTGCCGAGGTGTTGCCACAGGAAAAGGCTGCTAAGGTGAAAGAGGTACAGTCAAGGGGTCTTGTGGTTGCTATGATCGGAGACGGAGTGAACGATGCTCCCGCTCTTGCCCAGGTAGATATAGGAATTGCCATAGGAGCAGGGAGCGATATAGCTGTGGAAACAGCAGATATAATATTGGTCAAAAGCAATCTCAAAGATGTTGTTTCCATAGTCGCTCTCTCCCGAGCTACCTACAGAAAGATGCTTCAGAACATTTTCTGGGCCACGGGATATAACGTGGTAGCAATACCACTCGCTGCCGGTGTACTGTACAACCAAGGGATATTACTATCTCCTGCGGTTGGAGCTGTCCTGATGTCCCTTAGCACGATAATTGTGGCTATCAATGCCAGGTTTTTGTCAATGGATAGGATTACAAAATCCTTAACTTGA
- a CDS encoding Fic family protein, whose amino-acid sequence MKIPQKAADMWVVIEKYPEMLSMFVDPQMQELVAKYNREYVHWEELRHRKLPLEAEKLWALIKSSRELQAKRVEFAQWTFRYVLSGDTLRKLHLLDTKGAGNLESGPGGVSAADRKRYIINSLMEEAIASSQLEGAATTREAAKKMLRQKRKPMDYSEKMILNGYQTMCRIAEMKDRSIDPDTLLDLHREITHGTLEDPADEGKFRDNNEIVVADPRDGNKVYHIPPDYQKIPQLMEEFCRFASNDEEEFIHPLIKGVILHFLIGYIHPFTDGNGRCARSIFYWYMLSRGYWLFEYMPISRILLHSKTKYALAYLYTETDENDLTYFINYNLSAIEKALQELEEYISLKKQEQHETIQIIETSESLNLRQADILKNLLKEPDRYFSIAEIKGKYSIAYDTARNDMQHLAKLGYVEKLERGRSFMYKYKGITQVS is encoded by the coding sequence ATGAAGATTCCACAGAAAGCAGCGGACATGTGGGTGGTTATCGAAAAGTATCCTGAGATGCTCTCAATGTTCGTTGATCCACAGATGCAGGAGCTTGTTGCAAAGTACAACCGCGAGTATGTACACTGGGAAGAGCTCCGGCACCGCAAACTGCCCTTGGAGGCTGAGAAACTATGGGCTTTGATCAAAAGCTCAAGGGAATTGCAGGCCAAACGCGTTGAATTCGCACAGTGGACCTTCCGGTACGTCCTGTCAGGCGACACCCTGAGGAAACTGCATCTGCTGGACACAAAAGGTGCAGGCAATCTGGAAAGCGGACCCGGAGGAGTGAGTGCAGCGGACAGGAAGCGGTACATCATCAATTCACTTATGGAAGAAGCCATTGCCTCCAGCCAGCTTGAAGGAGCGGCCACAACCCGGGAAGCAGCCAAAAAGATGCTGCGGCAGAAACGAAAACCCATGGACTACTCCGAGAAGATGATCCTCAACGGCTATCAGACCATGTGCAGGATAGCAGAAATGAAGGACAGGTCCATTGATCCGGATACACTGCTTGATCTCCACAGGGAGATTACACACGGTACTCTGGAAGATCCCGCAGATGAAGGTAAGTTCAGGGACAACAACGAGATCGTAGTGGCCGACCCCCGGGACGGGAACAAGGTATATCATATCCCCCCAGACTATCAGAAAATCCCCCAGCTCATGGAAGAGTTCTGCAGGTTTGCCAGCAACGATGAAGAAGAGTTCATTCACCCTCTTATCAAGGGCGTGATCCTCCACTTCCTGATAGGCTATATCCATCCTTTCACAGATGGTAACGGCCGGTGTGCAAGGTCGATCTTCTACTGGTACATGCTCAGCCGGGGTTACTGGCTCTTTGAGTACATGCCGATATCAAGGATACTGCTGCACTCCAAGACAAAATATGCCTTGGCCTATCTGTATACTGAGACCGATGAGAACGATCTTACATACTTCATAAACTACAATCTCTCTGCAATAGAGAAAGCACTGCAAGAACTTGAAGAGTACATTAGTCTCAAAAAGCAGGAACAACATGAAACGATACAGATCATTGAAACCTCTGAGAGTCTGAACCTCAGGCAGGCTGACATACTCAAGAATCTGCTCAAAGAACCTGACAGATACTTCTCTATTGCTGAGATCAAAGGAAAGTACAGTATTGCCTATGACACTGCAAGAAA